The genomic window TATCCTTTTGTCATACTTATGCAATAGAATATAAACAGGTTGAAAAGATTTTGAAAGATAAGGATATTCCATTATTAAACATAGAAACCGATTATTCAGAGGAAGATATAGGGCAGATTAAAACTAGGATAGAAGCATTTTTGGAGATGATATAATTGGAAAAGAATTTTATTCTTTTTCCTAATTATAGTCAGGGATTAAAATTAGAGTCTTTATTGAAGAGTAATCATATTAAATATGTTATAGCGCCTACACCTAGACAACTTTCAAAATGTTGTGGGATTTCTATCATGTATTATAAGGAAGATGAGAAAAGGATTCAATCTATTATAAAAAGCAATTTTATACAGGTCTTAGGTTTTTATACCTTAGATTGAAATATGAGGACGTGATAATGTGCACTATATTGGAATAGATATTGGATCAACAGCTTCAAAAGTTTCTGTTTTTAATGGAGAGAATTTAACCTTTAATTTTTCTATGCCAACAGGATGGAGTAGCGTAGATACTTCTAAAAAAATAAAGGATAAGTTAGAAAAAAATGGTATAGATATAACGAAAGCTCGAGTAGTAGCCACAGGATATGGTAGGATTTCTGTTCCTTATGCTCAAAAAACGGTAACAGAAATTAGTTGTCATGGAAAAGGAGTTTATTATTTAATAGGGGAAGATAGAACTATTATAGATATAGGAGGACAAGATATCAAGATCATTACATTAAAAGACGGAAAGGTTGTAGATTTTTTAATGAATGATAAATGTTCTGCTGGCACTGGAAGATTTCTTGAGCTTATGGCAAATACTTTAGGAATTTCTATAGATAAAATGGCAGAAATGGCAGTGAAGGGAAAAGACATTAAAATAACTAGTATGTGTACGGTTTTTGCAGAATCAGAAGTAATTAGCTTGATTGGAAGAGGAACCAAAAGAGAAGATATTGCTCGAGGAGTGATGAATTCTATTATTGGCCGAATAAAAACTCTTTTAAATAAACATGGTAGAAGTGCGAGAATTTATTTAACAGGAGGACTTTGTGAATTGGATTCATTTATTAAAATGTTATCAGAAGAGCTTAATGAACAAGTAGAGACTCATCCTTTTGCTAGATATGCAGGATCTATAGGAGGAGCAATTATTGCAAAAAATATGGAAGATTAAAATTTTTATATTGCACTTGAAGTTTTACTTTAAGTGCAATTTTTATGTGAATTTTTTGATTGAGTTGAAAAGAGATTGTAATTATGATATACTACAAAAGAATTAAAAAGTGTTGAAATTTTATTGAAATTAATTAAATAGGGGAGTAGATGGGTGCTGGTGTGCCTCCTGGTCTTCAAAACCAGTTGCGGGGCGTTAAGAGCGTCCTGGGTGGGTTCGATTCCCACATACTCCCGCCATTCAGTAAAATCAAGGACTATCAAGGACTATAGAGTTTTCTATGGTCCTTTTTTATTGTTTTTTTACTTTACAACTCTCATTTCTTTACTTTGCGTGCTACTTGATAATATATTAGAGAATACATTGAAAGCATCTTTATCAATTCGAGGGATTGCATGGGCATAAATATTAGCCGTTGTAGATGCCCTAGAATGTCCTATTACAAATGGCTTTATAGCTCTTTCTGCTCTATTGTTACTTATTTCTATTCTACCATCTAGCATAAATGCTATTAGCTTATCCCATTGATTTAAGCAATAGTTAATGGATTTTCCAAGGTTACTTTTCGGTAGAACCTGCTTTTCTTTTGTTTTTAACCATAACAAAAAGTCCTGAAGTACTGGTTTTGTTTTTTCTAGCCTCTTTTTATAGATTTCTTCAGGGGTTAGTTTTTCTTTTCTATATTCTAGCCACATGTAGGATTTACTTGTAGGTTTTTTACCTTCTTCATTTAATACCTGCATTGTAGTTTCATCTGCATGAAGTATTGGTTCTTTTAGAAGATAATCATGCATTCGATTATATACTGGGTTTGGCATTTTAGCTGTTATTATTGGTGTAGTTATGT from Garciella nitratireducens DSM 15102 includes these protein-coding regions:
- a CDS encoding DUF3343 domain-containing protein codes for the protein MEKNFILFPNYSQGLKLESLLKSNHIKYVIAPTPRQLSKCCGISIMYYKEDEKRIQSIIKSNFIQVLGFYTLD
- a CDS encoding acyl-CoA dehydratase activase, encoding MHYIGIDIGSTASKVSVFNGENLTFNFSMPTGWSSVDTSKKIKDKLEKNGIDITKARVVATGYGRISVPYAQKTVTEISCHGKGVYYLIGEDRTIIDIGGQDIKIITLKDGKVVDFLMNDKCSAGTGRFLELMANTLGISIDKMAEMAVKGKDIKITSMCTVFAESEVISLIGRGTKREDIARGVMNSIIGRIKTLLNKHGRSARIYLTGGLCELDSFIKMLSEELNEQVETHPFARYAGSIGGAIIAKNMED